The following are encoded together in the Lactuca sativa cultivar Salinas chromosome 1, Lsat_Salinas_v11, whole genome shotgun sequence genome:
- the LOC111876206 gene encoding G-type lectin S-receptor-like serine/threonine-protein kinase At1g67520 — MVDRSIFLILTLSCYICSNPCYSETDTLLQGQELKDWDYLISSNKVFVLNFFGFVTTISPYLGIFYNPQRSKSYGYGRRAYYNGDGYAYYNRDGYKEDKAVWVANRNSPSKDIYVKLVIDVHGKLSISSGGGTVVDLFSPTPVVTRNASATLLDTGNFVLQELYSDGSVKRVLWQSFDYPTDTLLPGMKLGINLKTGHRWSLTSWRNEILPADGPFTLKADPNGTGQMVILRRGNIHWRSGSWLINAGFENADLQNSGPDVRLYYISNETEQSFTYLTRTYDSSPALTMNLNGQLNASTLKLNVQCRSISWDNDSGCAEYEFPELDCRKDYHFYKGFYDIYGNEYVYDESYNLTSYDCERLCWTNCSCMAYTYATTNRATCKTYGPRTGKARDESYREYYGIVYRGPYPEEKEKKWVRIWSIIAIASLVSFVSCYFLYKKLNINGKAVKYVMLVVFLEVKKILKLLLHRLRHFYNNIRADNKVNAELHYFTFQSISSATNNFSSANKLGEGGFGAVYKGKLVDGQEVAVKRLSRSSEQGVKEFKNETELIAKLQHTNLVRLIGCCIEKKEKILVYEYMPNKSLDSFLFDPRKKGLLDWNTRFVIIDGIAQGLLYLHRFSRLRVIHRDLKASNILLDDYLKPKISDFGMAKLFGINESEANTSQVVGTLGYMPPEYMLEGSVSTKTDVFGFGVLLLEIVSSKMNHGSNQHDPEHPLNLLGHAWELWNEAGRGLELMDPVLEDSCTPKEVMTCINVGLLCVQDHAMDRPTMSEVVSMLTNENMHLPEPKRPAFFIERHEPGLTKDNNLENGSVNGQSISILVAR; from the exons ATGGTAGACAGAAGCATCTTCCTTATCCTCACTTTGTCTTGCTATATTTGCAGCAATCCTTGTTACTCAGAAACAGATACCTTACTGCAAGGTCAAGAGCTCAAGGACTGGGACTATTTGATTTCGTCAAATAAGGTCTTTGTTTTGAATTTCTTTGGCTTTGTAACTACCATAAGCCCTTATTTAGGGATATTCTACAACCCCCAAAGAAGCAAAAGTTATGGTTATGGAAGAAGAGCATATTATAATGGAGATGGATACGCATATTATAATAGAGATGGGTACAAAGAAGATAAGGCAGTGTGGGTAGCAAACAGAAACAGTCCGAGCAAAGATATATACGTAAAGCTCGTGATAGATGTCCATGGCAAGCTGAGCATCTCATCTGGCGGAGGCACTGTGGTTGATCTCTTCAGTCCTACTCCAGTAGTAACACGCAACGCAAGTGCCACCCTGTTGGATACTGGAAATTTCGTCCTGCAAGAACTTTATTCAGATGGGTCGGTTAAGCGGGTTTTATGGCAAAGCTTTGATTACCCAACAGACACTCTTCTTCCAGGGATGAAACTGGGGATTAATCTCAAGACCGGGCATCGATGGTCACTCACTTCTTGGAGGAACGAAATTCTACCAGCCGATGGGCCTTTTACATTAAAAGCAGACCCCAATGGCACAGGTCAAATGGTGATCCTGAGGCGAGGGAACATCCACTGGAGGAGTGGATCATGGCTGATCAATGCTGGATTCGAGAACGCAGATCTACAGAATTCGGGTCCCGATGTTCGCCTTTACTATATTTCTAATGAGACTGAGCAATCCTTCACATATTTAACTAGAACCTATGATTCATCGCCAGCTCTAACGATGAATTTAAATGGCCAGCTTAATGCTTCAACTCTGAAGTTAAATGTCCAATGCCGCTCAATCAGCTGGGACAATGATTCTGGTTGTGCTGAATATGAGTTTCCAGAGTTAGACTGCAGGAAAGACTACCATTTTTATAAAGGGTTTTACGATATATATGGGAATGAGTATGTATATGATGAAAGCTATAACTTGACTTCATATGATTGCGAAAGACTATGCTGGACCAATTGTTCTTGCATGGCTTATACTTATGCAACCACAAACAGGGCCACCTGCAAGACCTATGGCCCAAGGACAGGGAAAGCTAGAGATGAGTCGTACAGAGAATATTATGGCATCGTGTACCGTGGACCTTATCCTGAAG AAAAGGAGAAGAAGTGGGTCCGGATTTGGTCGATCATCGCGATTGCATCTTTAGTTTCATTCGTATCATGCTACTTCTTATACAAGAAGCTAAATATTAACG GGAAAGCTGTTAAATATGTCATGTTGGTTGTTTTTTTGGAAGTGAAGAAAATCCTAAAGCTGTTGCTGCATCGTCTGAGGCACTTCTACAATAACATACGGGCAGATAACAAGGTGAATGCTGAGCTGCATTACTTCACATTTCAAAGCATCTCATCAGCCACAAACAACTTCTCAAGCGCAAATAAGTTAGGGGAGGGGGGTTTTGGAGCAGTTTATAAG GGAAAATTAGTTGATGGGCAAGAGGTTGCTGTAAAACGACTTTCAAGAAGCTCTGAACAAGGAGTCAAGGAGTTTAAGAATGAAACCGAACTCATAGCCAAACTTCAACACACTAATCTTGTAAGGCTTATAGGGTGTTGCATTGAGAAGAAAGAGAAAATCCTTGTATACGAATACATGCCTAATAAAAGCTTGGATTCCTTTCTATTTG ATCCTAGGAAGAAAGGACTACTGGATTGGAATACCCGGTTTGTAATCATTGACGGCATTGCTCAGGGACTCCTATATCTCCATAGGTTTTCAAGGCTGAGGGTTATCCATAGAGATCTGAAAGCTAGTAATATCTTGCTAGATGACTACCTGAAGCCAAAAATATCAGATTTTGGTATGGCTAAGTTATTTGGGATCAATGAGTCTGAAGCAAATACAAGTCAAGTCGTTGGAACTCT TGGTTATATGCCGCCAGAGTATATGTTAGAAGGCTCTGTTTCAACAAAAACagatgtgtttggttttggtgTTTTGTTGCTTGAAATTGTAAGTAGCAAAATGAATCACGGGAGCAACCAACATGATCCGGAACATCCACTCAACCTTCTTGGACAC GCATGGGAACTATGGAATGAAGCAGGAAGAGGTTTGGAGTTGATGGATCCGGTATTAGAAGATTCATGCACTCCCAAGGAAGTAATGACATGCATTAATGTGGGTCTCTTATGTGTTCAAGATCATGCGATGGATAGACCTACCATGTCAGAAGTTGTTTCTATGCTCACAAACGAAAATATGCATCTACCTGAGCCAAAACGACCAGCGTTTTTCATTGAGAGGCATGAGCCAGGTTTGACAAAAGATAATAATTTGGAAAATGGCTCCGTGAATGGACAATCGATTTCAATTTTAGTGGCGAGATAG